One Syntrophales bacterium DNA segment encodes these proteins:
- a CDS encoding MmgE/PrpD family protein, with protein MLEEKLAALVAQTVFSEMDERTVHVLKRNILDSYAGICLSLKDVDMLGKFDAMTSLTPTEKGLAVWGLHRKANTSNAVFMNTILGRRSDLVNTYLPPNGMGGCHPSDNVSLVLSMADWLKKSGKDVLSLMHVAYLLSCAFTDYYHPEENGYDHDTPALLYLSLTIGCAMGLSVPGLTEAQRIAGMLGLDIDQAAKGEVTDWKHCTYASCAMRALHAVKMAYAGFEGPRNIYEGEAGINRFLPHAGSIVDPPPDLESIVFKRWPALVFCQTPIDAAVEIAGRIDDPEAIDRVLIQTYKKAIEEADGDAAYRPVSRAGRTHSLPYCVAVALVKKTVEYEYFNDGFLGKEEAVARLIPKIAVVEDVHMTRTYPDGSPCRIEVTLKSGETIRLSREFPRGDPHDPLTDREIEEKVEECMTHLASRDEVRSIIERIWELEREDSVDWLVAPLKQRILKTDGREDS; from the coding sequence CATTGGTCGCACAGACCGTTTTTTCAGAAATGGACGAACGGACGGTCCATGTCCTCAAGCGAAACATCCTCGATTCCTATGCGGGAATCTGCCTGTCCCTCAAGGACGTCGACATGCTCGGCAAATTCGACGCGATGACCTCCCTGACCCCGACGGAAAAAGGGCTGGCCGTCTGGGGGCTCCACCGCAAGGCGAACACCTCGAACGCCGTTTTCATGAACACGATCCTGGGGCGCCGCAGCGACCTGGTCAATACGTATCTCCCTCCGAACGGAATGGGGGGCTGCCACCCGTCGGACAACGTGTCTCTCGTCCTCTCCATGGCGGACTGGCTGAAGAAGAGCGGCAAGGACGTCCTGTCCCTGATGCATGTCGCCTATCTCCTGTCGTGCGCCTTCACGGATTATTATCACCCCGAGGAAAACGGCTACGATCATGACACCCCGGCGCTCCTTTATCTTTCCCTGACCATCGGATGTGCCATGGGCCTGTCCGTCCCCGGATTGACGGAGGCGCAGCGCATCGCCGGCATGCTGGGACTGGACATCGACCAGGCGGCAAAGGGGGAGGTCACGGACTGGAAGCACTGTACCTATGCATCCTGCGCCATGCGTGCGCTCCATGCCGTCAAGATGGCCTACGCCGGCTTCGAGGGGCCGAGAAACATCTATGAGGGCGAGGCGGGGATCAACCGCTTCCTTCCCCATGCCGGCTCCATCGTGGATCCTCCGCCCGACCTGGAATCCATCGTCTTCAAGCGCTGGCCGGCGCTGGTTTTCTGCCAGACACCCATCGACGCGGCCGTTGAAATCGCCGGACGGATCGACGATCCGGAGGCGATCGACCGCGTTCTGATCCAAACATACAAAAAGGCGATCGAGGAGGCGGACGGCGATGCCGCCTATCGGCCCGTGAGCCGGGCCGGCCGGACCCACTCGCTTCCCTATTGCGTAGCGGTGGCACTCGTGAAGAAGACCGTCGAATATGAGTATTTCAATGATGGCTTCCTCGGAAAAGAAGAGGCCGTGGCCCGCCTGATTCCGAAGATCGCCGTGGTGGAAGACGTCCACATGACCCGGACCTATCCCGACGGCTCGCCCTGCCGGATAGAGGTGACGCTGAAAAGCGGGGAGACGATCCGCCTCAGCCGCGAATTCCCCCGCGGGGATCCCCATGATCCGCTGACGGACCGGGAGATCGAGGAAAAGGTGGAGGAGTGCATGACCCACCTGGCGAGCCGGGATGAAGTCCGCTCCATCATTGAACGGATCTGGGAACTGGAGAGGGAGGATTCCGTCGACTGGCTGGTGGCGCCCCTGAAACAGCGCATTCTGAAAACAGACGGGAGGGAGGATTCATGA